The Candidatus Methylomirabilis sp. genome contains a region encoding:
- a CDS encoding polysaccharide biosynthesis tyrosine autokinase translates to MAQYELNIRDYWRILRRRKGIILAATLLFTGFSYTIALVQSPPPLYEASSAIKVERSTSITGLLMEAITFSPGESVATYAAYTRSWPVLEIAARRLGLIPPDVSSEAARSSPQYLQVITALQKQIQAEPEKDTNIIKITATAGDPQTAAKIANNVAEAYREENILARNRQVREAGQFIESQLAEMDQRLRLSEEQLKAFKERQGGVPLNEAASAALTNLTAQEAEQAKTQRLLDGVAREIRRLKETPDAAAKAGGPALFDPPDPNISKISAAIIEKQLERSHLLLTLTPLHPQIKQLDAKLAGLRADYLRELEAKRAALEERLHASQVAARAAGVNLQGMPASVLEEARLQREVKINEDLRSLLKKRDEEAQIREKEQIQEVTIVRPAVEPTKPKVVTQTATKTLVGFVIGLVLGVVLSLIAESLDTSIGAIEDVEAFLQVPVIGLIPDLEKDIERTEEQSSIDGTIPAEQIPPESRPFLVSLIYPTSPVAESFRALRTNIEFFALQRPLKVIAVTSASLTEGKTTTAINLALNIAQLGKRVLLVEADLRKPFIHRVFGIPRAPGLSEVIAENVPWTKAIRTATDLMLGKLGFESITSAPHIDKMDILTSGQLPMNPAELLNSPRMTELLTALKEQYEYVIMDSSPVLPITDAVILSAKCDATIIVYRVGRIPRSALRRTKILLENVKANVLGVVLTGLRAELSRDYEELKYARYTYRYGEGKSGKSSSKLGFLARIWPGTGGGPTRRA, encoded by the coding sequence GTGGCACAGTATGAGCTGAACATTCGAGACTACTGGCGGATCCTGAGGCGCCGCAAGGGGATCATCCTGGCGGCCACTCTCCTCTTTACCGGTTTTTCCTACACCATCGCGCTCGTGCAGTCCCCGCCCCCCCTCTATGAGGCGTCGAGCGCCATCAAGGTGGAACGGAGCACCAGCATCACCGGTCTCCTGATGGAGGCAATTACCTTCTCGCCGGGAGAAAGCGTCGCCACGTACGCGGCCTATACCCGATCCTGGCCGGTCCTGGAGATCGCCGCTCGCCGACTGGGCCTGATCCCGCCGGACGTCAGCAGCGAGGCCGCCAGAAGCTCGCCGCAGTACCTCCAGGTCATTACCGCACTGCAGAAACAAATTCAGGCCGAGCCGGAAAAGGATACGAATATTATCAAGATCACCGCTACGGCAGGCGACCCGCAAACGGCCGCCAAGATCGCCAACAACGTGGCGGAAGCCTACCGGGAAGAGAACATCCTCGCCCGAAACCGCCAGGTGCGCGAGGCCGGGCAATTCATCGAGTCGCAGCTCGCAGAGATGGATCAGCGCCTGAGGCTCTCCGAAGAACAATTGAAGGCGTTCAAAGAACGGCAGGGCGGCGTACCGCTGAATGAAGCGGCCTCTGCCGCGCTGACGAACCTTACGGCGCAGGAAGCGGAGCAGGCGAAGACGCAGAGGCTCCTCGATGGTGTGGCACGAGAGATCCGTCGACTCAAAGAGACCCCTGACGCCGCCGCAAAGGCCGGAGGGCCGGCCCTGTTTGATCCGCCCGATCCAAACATCTCCAAGATCAGCGCCGCGATCATCGAGAAACAGCTTGAGCGCTCTCACTTGCTCCTCACCCTGACACCGCTGCACCCGCAGATCAAGCAATTGGACGCCAAGCTTGCCGGGTTGCGGGCCGATTACCTCCGGGAACTCGAGGCAAAGCGCGCGGCGCTGGAAGAGCGGCTCCACGCCAGTCAGGTTGCCGCTCGTGCGGCCGGAGTCAACCTCCAGGGGATGCCGGCAAGCGTCCTCGAAGAAGCGCGGCTGCAGCGGGAGGTCAAGATTAACGAGGATCTGCGCTCCCTCCTGAAAAAGCGGGACGAGGAAGCCCAGATCAGAGAAAAAGAACAGATTCAGGAAGTCACCATTGTGCGCCCCGCCGTGGAGCCGACCAAACCCAAAGTCGTTACCCAGACCGCGACCAAGACCCTGGTAGGATTCGTGATCGGCCTCGTCCTGGGAGTGGTCCTCTCCCTCATTGCAGAGTCGCTAGACACTTCTATCGGCGCCATCGAGGATGTTGAAGCGTTCTTGCAGGTGCCGGTTATCGGCCTCATCCCGGACCTTGAGAAAGATATCGAGCGTACGGAGGAGCAGTCCTCTATCGACGGAACGATCCCGGCCGAGCAGATTCCGCCTGAAAGCCGGCCATTCCTGGTGTCCCTGATCTACCCGACATCTCCGGTCGCCGAGAGTTTCCGGGCGCTCCGAACCAATATTGAGTTCTTCGCCCTTCAGCGGCCCCTGAAGGTCATCGCCGTCACCAGCGCATCGCTCACGGAGGGAAAAACCACTACCGCCATCAATCTTGCCCTGAATATCGCACAACTGGGCAAGCGGGTCCTGCTTGTCGAAGCCGATCTCCGAAAGCCGTTTATCCATCGCGTGTTCGGCATCCCCAGGGCGCCAGGCCTTTCAGAGGTGATCGCGGAGAACGTTCCCTGGACAAAAGCGATCCGGACGGCGACCGATCTCATGCTGGGGAAGCTCGGGTTCGAGTCGATCACATCAGCCCCGCACATCGACAAAATGGATATTCTCACCAGCGGTCAGCTGCCAATGAACCCGGCGGAACTCCTGAACTCCCCGCGGATGACGGAGCTCCTGACGGCTCTCAAGGAGCAGTACGAGTACGTCATCATGGACAGCAGTCCGGTCTTGCCGATTACCGATGCGGTCATCCTGAGCGCCAAATGTGACGCCACCATCATCGTCTATCGGGTTGGACGGATCCCACGGTCCGCGCTCCGGAGAACCAAGATCCTCCTGGAGAACGTGAAGGCCAACGTGCTTGGCGTTGTCCTTACCGGACTGCGCGCAGAGTTGAGCCGTGACTACGAAGAACTCAAATACGCCCGGTACACCTACAGGTATGGGGAAGGCAAGTCCGGCAAGTCCTCGTCGAAACTCGGCTTCCTGGCGCGGATATGGCCGGGTACCGGCGGGGGTCCGACGCGTCGCGCATGA
- a CDS encoding SLBB domain-containing protein — MKPGRAVLIPWLYLIASCASPPLPPGTVLPPALPAPAAPIGGALEVGRPAEPYAAKEVTENATFITVDGTPQYKIGPGDVLDILLPQGAPQEKVLAPVKRNGAIVIAGVEVKVAGLTAEQAEGRLREALTPFYVNPQVEVLVKEHASKKVTVLGAVASRGGAFPLSGRTTVTDMLVKAGGPAANADLESVRVTQPDGEVHTVNLLQLVLQGRLKQEPVLDAGSVVFVPEKPSELPKRVFILGEVRIPGGQPFTPNLTMAQALGQAGGPTDLAVSNSARVIRGDPLKPLLIAADFDRVLKDGDFRFDVPLQPGDILYIPRSPIGDWNAFVNKLRPTLDFLSIGGSTAQTFKQLISPP; from the coding sequence ATGAAACCGGGTCGAGCAGTCCTGATCCCCTGGCTATACCTGATAGCGAGTTGCGCCTCGCCCCCGCTTCCTCCGGGGACGGTTCTGCCGCCCGCATTGCCCGCGCCTGCAGCTCCCATCGGCGGCGCCCTGGAAGTGGGTCGGCCCGCAGAGCCGTACGCCGCAAAGGAGGTCACCGAAAACGCGACGTTCATTACGGTGGATGGGACGCCTCAATATAAGATCGGACCAGGCGATGTGCTTGATATCTTGCTTCCTCAAGGGGCGCCGCAGGAAAAGGTCTTAGCCCCCGTCAAAAGAAACGGAGCGATTGTGATCGCCGGCGTTGAGGTCAAAGTGGCCGGACTGACGGCGGAACAGGCGGAAGGCAGGCTACGGGAGGCGCTCACTCCGTTTTACGTGAACCCGCAGGTCGAGGTGCTGGTCAAAGAGCACGCCAGCAAGAAGGTCACGGTCCTTGGCGCGGTTGCGTCACGCGGAGGGGCGTTTCCGCTCAGCGGCAGGACAACGGTGACCGATATGCTGGTAAAGGCCGGAGGTCCAGCGGCTAATGCGGATCTGGAGAGCGTGCGCGTCACGCAGCCGGACGGCGAGGTCCATACGGTCAATCTCCTGCAACTCGTCCTTCAGGGAAGACTCAAGCAGGAGCCTGTCCTGGATGCGGGAAGTGTGGTCTTCGTTCCCGAGAAGCCGTCAGAGCTTCCAAAACGGGTATTTATCCTGGGAGAGGTCCGCATCCCAGGAGGTCAGCCCTTTACACCCAACCTCACGATGGCTCAAGCGCTCGGACAGGCGGGCGGCCCAACGGATCTCGCTGTGAGCAACAGCGCTCGGGTGATCCGAGGCGACCCCCTGAAGCCCCTCCTGATCGCGGCCGATTTCGACAGGGTCCTCAAGGACGGCGATTTCCGATTCGATGTGCCGCTTCAACCCGGCGACATCCTCTACATTCCACGGAGTCCCATCGGAGACTGGAATGCGTTTGTGAATAAGCTTCGGCCGACGCTGGATTTCTTGAGTATCGGCGGAAGCACCGCTCAAACGTTTAAGCAGTTGATTTCTCCTCCCTAA
- a CDS encoding PqqD family protein, translating to MSQRVSLASGVRICQDVLSRDLQGEEVILDLNTGVYFGLDQVGTRIWQLIREHRSLQQALDSMLQEYEVTKAQCTHDLLCFVTQMADKGLVEVRNGEDT from the coding sequence ATGAGCCAACGTGTCTCGCTCGCATCGGGCGTGCGAATCTGCCAGGATGTTCTCTCCCGCGATCTACAGGGCGAGGAAGTCATCCTTGACCTCAATACCGGGGTCTATTTCGGCCTGGACCAGGTAGGGACGCGAATCTGGCAATTGATCCGGGAGCATCGATCTCTTCAACAGGCTCTCGATTCTATGCTCCAAGAGTACGAGGTGACGAAAGCGCAATGCACGCACGATCTCCTTTGTTTCGTCACGCAGATGGCGGACAAAGGGTTGGTTGAGGTGCGTAATGGGGAGGATACATAA
- a CDS encoding lasso peptide biosynthesis B2 protein, which translates to MGRIHKFFRLPPAERRILAQAWGFFLLVDLALRILPFTRLLTLSEKVFLKRKEEPAVVLVPSAARLAWLVEVAERYAPVTATCLKKVLVLFWLLGRRGIPAELQIGVSRDEGRLKAHAWLDHDGQIILGRHEGERYEPLLPTGRTDIG; encoded by the coding sequence ATGGGGAGGATACATAAATTTTTCCGACTCCCGCCTGCTGAGCGCCGCATTCTCGCTCAAGCCTGGGGGTTTTTCCTTCTGGTTGATCTCGCCCTGCGAATCCTGCCGTTCACGCGGCTCCTCACCCTCTCTGAAAAAGTGTTCCTGAAGCGAAAAGAGGAACCTGCCGTGGTATTGGTCCCCTCTGCCGCACGTCTGGCCTGGTTGGTGGAGGTCGCTGAGCGATACGCCCCCGTCACAGCAACCTGCCTCAAAAAAGTCCTGGTCCTTTTCTGGCTTCTTGGGAGGCGAGGAATCCCAGCGGAGCTTCAAATCGGCGTCTCGCGTGACGAAGGAAGGCTCAAGGCCCACGCCTGGCTCGATCACGATGGACAGATCATTCTCGGCCGTCACGAAGGCGAACGCTACGAGCCCCTCCTCCCGACAGGTCGAACAGACATAGGGTAG
- a CDS encoding YgiT-type zinc finger protein produces MMGSENDRCPPCSGTKRPGNTTFTVGLGFGVVVVRNVPATVCSQCGADWIVDDVAARIEELVDDAKKSASRSK; encoded by the coding sequence ATGATGGGCAGCGAGAACGACAGGTGCCCCCCGTGTAGCGGAACCAAGAGGCCCGGGAACACGACCTTTACAGTAGGCTTAGGCTTTGGGGTAGTCGTCGTGAGAAACGTCCCGGCGACGGTCTGCTCCCAGTGTGGGGCAGACTGGATTGTGGATGATGTGGCCGCACGAATTGAGGAGCTTGTAGACGACGCTAAAAAAAGCGCCTCCAGGTCGAAGTGA
- a CDS encoding transposase yields the protein MVRLCSNSAAVHSGLFVGSASEYLARQYAASLTRLPLAGSVDLTYLQRRLTNVGLEAVNTTIQWVKKTARGFRNVEHFKTAIYFHCRGLDLYPH from the coding sequence TTGGTACGCCTTTGTTCGAACTCAGCCGCAGTCCATAGCGGTTTATTTGTAGGTTCGGCGTCTGAATACCTGGCTCGCCAGTACGCCGCCTCACTCACTCGGTTGCCTCTGGCAGGCAGTGTTGACCTGACCTACCTCCAGCGCCGGCTCACCAACGTCGGCCTGGAGGCCGTGAACACCACCATCCAGTGGGTCAAGAAGACCGCGCGAGGGTTCCGTAACGTCGAACACTTTAAGACAGCGATCTACTTTCACTGCAGAGGGCTGGATCTTTACCCACACTAA
- a CDS encoding class I SAM-dependent methyltransferase yields the protein MYNGSASTKVPQLVRLYRNADRAVDRALGLARVIHEGVWLGLLNPAERVAVTLTYFSQSEMYRSREHNTTVVYEWERRVFERYFRPGCSVLVAAAGAGREMLALRRMGCQVHGFDCCAELVEASRGLLSEEGMDSQVTLSAPNEVPTNLAHCEAIIIGWCGYHHIPGRARRIGFLKQLRRLVDGGAPMLLSFFTRSDSGRYEKLVWRVARATRFLGGFRAEPVELGDRLMVSTSAHCFEKEEVELELAAGGFRLAYYSDKEYGHAVGIAV from the coding sequence ATGTATAACGGGAGTGCCAGCACTAAAGTGCCGCAGTTGGTTCGGCTTTACAGAAACGCGGACCGAGCGGTTGACCGGGCGCTTGGGCTGGCTCGAGTGATACACGAGGGAGTATGGCTAGGCTTGCTCAACCCAGCCGAGAGGGTGGCGGTGACCTTAACCTACTTCTCCCAATCAGAAATGTACCGGAGCCGAGAACACAACACGACTGTTGTTTATGAGTGGGAGCGGCGAGTGTTTGAAAGGTACTTCCGACCGGGCTGTAGCGTTCTGGTGGCGGCGGCGGGCGCGGGGCGGGAGATGCTGGCGCTGAGGCGTATGGGCTGCCAGGTGCACGGATTTGACTGCTGCGCGGAACTCGTTGAAGCCAGCCGAGGTCTGCTCAGTGAGGAGGGCATGGACTCGCAGGTGACGCTGTCGGCTCCGAACGAAGTTCCAACGAATCTGGCCCACTGCGAGGCGATCATTATCGGCTGGTGCGGGTATCATCATATCCCCGGCCGCGCGCGCAGGATCGGGTTTCTGAAACAATTGCGGAGATTGGTGGACGGCGGTGCGCCGATGCTTTTATCTTTCTTCACTCGGAGCGACTCAGGACGTTACGAAAAACTGGTGTGGCGGGTCGCACGTGCGACCCGGTTCTTGGGCGGATTCCGCGCGGAGCCGGTGGAGCTAGGTGACCGTCTCATGGTCTCTACCTCCGCGCACTGCTTCGAGAAGGAGGAGGTCGAATTAGAGTTAGCGGCCGGGGGATTCAGGTTAGCCTATTACTCGGATAAGGAGTATGGGCACGCGGTCGGAATTGCCGTGTGA
- a CDS encoding PqqD family protein encodes MSQQVSLTSSVRIRDDVLSRDLQSEQVILDLNTGIYFGLDPVGTRIWQLIQEHQSLQKVLDSMLEEYEVAEAECTHDLLHFVTQMADRGLVEVYNDGSS; translated from the coding sequence ATGAGCCAACAGGTTTCCCTCACATCGAGCGTGCGAATTCGCGACGACGTTCTCTCTCGCGACCTGCAAAGTGAGCAGGTGATCCTTGACCTCAATACGGGGATCTATTTCGGCCTGGATCCTGTGGGGACACGGATCTGGCAATTGATTCAGGAACATCAATCGCTTCAGAAGGTTCTCGATTCTATGCTCGAAGAGTACGAGGTGGCGGAAGCGGAATGTACGCACGATCTCCTTCATTTCGTCACGCAGATGGCGGACAGAGGGTTGGTTGAGGTGTACAATGACGGAAGTTCATAA
- a CDS encoding lasso peptide biosynthesis B2 protein — translation MTEVHKFFQLPPNERLILAQAWGLFLLTELALRVLPFTHLLSLSRKKSVLKRMGNPSLPPFVSVLRLSRLVEVAGRYTHAKVMCLKTALILSWLLGRRGISTELRIGVTRESGSFKAHAWLDHDGHVIPGHQEGERYELLLGA, via the coding sequence ATGACGGAAGTTCATAAGTTTTTTCAACTTCCGCCCAACGAGCGTCTTATCCTCGCCCAGGCTTGGGGGTTGTTCCTACTTACTGAACTCGCCCTGCGAGTGCTTCCGTTTACCCATCTTCTAAGCCTCTCGAGGAAGAAAAGTGTCCTGAAGCGAATGGGCAACCCTTCGCTCCCCCCCTTCGTATCTGTCCTTCGCTTGTCGCGGCTGGTGGAAGTCGCCGGCCGATACACCCACGCGAAAGTCATGTGCCTGAAAACAGCCCTTATCCTGTCTTGGCTCCTTGGCAGGAGAGGAATCTCGACGGAGCTTCGAATCGGCGTTACGCGTGAGAGTGGAAGCTTCAAGGCTCATGCCTGGCTCGATCACGATGGACACGTTATCCCCGGCCATCAGGAGGGCGAGCGTTATGAACTCCTTCTCGGCGCGTGA
- a CDS encoding tetratricopeptide repeat protein, producing the protein MESYPGVRHDLQVKTNQISTVVLGKPLTICPLSSLPRIDEGVLLDIDSDFLMIPRVSYQESDEHGALPWCWPEDLLARLHACHIRADLATIAYSVEGGYTPLKWKYLGDELAFRLRRPDHCGDAIRGMRLIREAVLAAHHGDLVTAEAKYHEAGQLLPDLPALHYHLAHLYVEMGRIDDGQKSYRRALALDVSYRTAYNSAGLHYHLDGCARAVEREYRRALALDPEDAYAHCGLGRLAAQRRHWNEAEALLRKSLALDEHLINAYRTLGDVLVKQGRCEEAIRAYEQSLKLALAGYKPLKGSIATYANSDHRVIDQDHGRIHARLARLYELKGSTTEAINGYRIGIAGGYDGVLLRSRLAHLFLKQGHWLSAVEETWQVLKVLPVDLRKAGRRFLRHLRLIIEDGHQALPTH; encoded by the coding sequence GTGGAGAGCTATCCAGGGGTTCGTCACGACTTGCAGGTGAAAACGAACCAGATTTCCACAGTCGTGCTCGGGAAACCGCTGACGATATGCCCCCTCTCTTCTCTGCCACGGATCGATGAAGGTGTTCTTCTTGACATCGATAGCGATTTTTTAATGATCCCCCGTGTTTCCTATCAAGAAAGCGATGAACACGGAGCGCTTCCGTGGTGCTGGCCCGAGGACCTGCTGGCTCGACTGCACGCATGCCACATTCGCGCAGACCTCGCGACGATCGCCTATTCTGTCGAGGGCGGCTACACTCCGTTGAAATGGAAGTATCTCGGGGATGAATTGGCGTTTCGCCTGAGGCGACCCGACCATTGCGGGGACGCCATCCGGGGAATGAGGCTGATTCGTGAAGCGGTCCTTGCAGCTCATCACGGCGACCTCGTTACTGCTGAAGCAAAGTATCACGAGGCCGGTCAACTTCTTCCCGACCTTCCCGCCCTCCACTATCATCTAGCCCATCTGTACGTTGAGATGGGCCGGATCGACGATGGGCAAAAGTCGTACCGACGGGCGCTAGCCCTAGACGTCTCCTACCGAACGGCCTATAATAGCGCCGGGCTCCATTACCACTTGGACGGATGTGCCCGGGCCGTCGAGCGAGAATATCGGCGGGCCCTGGCGCTTGATCCGGAGGATGCCTACGCTCATTGCGGCCTGGGGCGACTTGCCGCCCAGAGGAGACACTGGAACGAGGCTGAAGCGTTGCTCAGAAAGTCCCTGGCACTCGACGAGCACCTTATCAACGCCTATCGGACGCTAGGGGATGTCCTGGTCAAGCAAGGTCGTTGCGAGGAGGCGATCAGGGCCTACGAACAGTCTCTCAAATTGGCCTTAGCCGGCTACAAGCCCCTGAAGGGATCGATCGCGACTTATGCTAATAGCGATCACCGGGTGATTGACCAGGACCACGGCCGGATCCATGCCCGTCTAGCCCGTCTGTACGAGTTGAAAGGGTCTACCACCGAGGCGATCAACGGGTATCGAATCGGTATTGCAGGCGGGTACGACGGAGTTCTCCTCCGAAGCCGCCTTGCCCATCTCTTTCTGAAACAGGGCCACTGGCTCAGTGCTGTTGAAGAAACCTGGCAAGTGCTGAAGGTGCTTCCCGTTGACCTGAGGAAAGCTGGTCGCCGGTTTCTCCGTCACCTGCGACTGATCATCGAGGATGGACATCAAGCTCTACCTACTCACTGA
- the asnB gene encoding asparagine synthase (glutamine-hydrolyzing), which yields MSGIVGIWNLDGHPVNKTVLMGMSATLAHRGPDGEDLWVQGSVGLGHRMLHTTPESLLEKQPLVDETGKLCLTLDGRVDNREELRAALEAKGATLRTDTDAELVLRAYEVWGEDCPQRILGDFAFAIWDGRSRQLFCARDILGIKPFYYYADGCRFLFASALRPLFENPAVPREPNEGMVGEYLATNFTSQQETLYRGILRLPPAQFLIVQPDKIRMARYWDVDPDKAIRHGSDDAYAEEFLEIFKRAVRCRLRSHRLVGADLSGGLDSSSVVCVAHSLYREGVVANPGLETFSLLFPGLPCDESAYIRDVTRMWEVKSNAVAAEETAASRYAEEVTRYHDCSIAPNTVMHDPAMILAQEMGVRVLLTGQGSDEWLTGDFLHHADFLRRCRIADLVRQARFDSQVLSNLDQSVSPLFMITRYGLWPFLPRPVQRAVKWALRREPNDVPPWIDPTFARRIQLAERFRKKDSAGRQFPTFVQAELSSALTSGDWCFSYEFIERYGSSFGLEYRHPFLDRRMIEYALALPEEQRWRRDHTKFVLRQAMQGLLPETVRQRRTKGNFAWVFLPALAAQADERFFDSLSIAAQGWVNTDPLRPMYRHMVTRYASGAADCSKYMWSLWMIFNIELWFKTIFLGGVLVSPRVGRGQEAAIQPPI from the coding sequence ATGAGCGGCATCGTCGGCATCTGGAATCTCGATGGGCACCCAGTCAACAAGACCGTGCTCATGGGGATGAGCGCCACGCTGGCTCACCGCGGGCCAGACGGGGAAGACTTGTGGGTCCAGGGGTCAGTGGGACTGGGCCACCGGATGCTCCATACCACGCCGGAATCGCTGTTGGAGAAGCAACCCTTAGTCGATGAGACGGGCAAGCTCTGCCTGACGCTGGACGGTCGAGTGGATAATCGGGAGGAACTGAGAGCGGCACTGGAGGCCAAGGGCGCAACACTTCGAACCGATACCGACGCCGAGCTGGTGCTGCGGGCGTACGAGGTGTGGGGCGAAGACTGCCCGCAACGCATCCTTGGAGACTTTGCCTTTGCAATCTGGGACGGGAGGAGTCGGCAGCTCTTCTGTGCCCGGGACATCCTGGGCATCAAGCCGTTTTACTACTACGCCGACGGCTGCAGGTTCCTTTTCGCTTCAGCGCTCCGGCCGCTCTTTGAAAATCCGGCTGTCCCGCGTGAACCGAACGAAGGGATGGTGGGAGAATATCTGGCTACTAACTTCACCAGCCAGCAGGAAACGTTGTATCGGGGCATCCTTCGGCTGCCGCCGGCGCAGTTCCTAATCGTCCAGCCCGATAAGATCCGGATGGCGCGGTACTGGGATGTTGATCCGGACAAAGCGATCCGGCATGGGAGCGATGACGCGTATGCCGAGGAGTTCCTGGAGATCTTCAAGCGAGCCGTTCGGTGCCGGCTGCGCAGCCACAGGCTGGTCGGGGCAGATTTAAGCGGAGGACTGGACTCCTCGTCCGTCGTCTGCGTGGCCCACTCGCTCTATCGCGAGGGCGTGGTGGCCAACCCCGGCTTGGAGACTTTTTCATTGCTCTTTCCGGGGCTGCCCTGCGACGAAAGCGCGTATATCCGGGACGTGACGCGGATGTGGGAGGTCAAGTCCAATGCGGTGGCGGCGGAAGAAACGGCCGCGTCGCGCTACGCGGAAGAAGTTACTCGCTACCATGATTGCTCAATCGCTCCCAATACCGTGATGCATGATCCTGCCATGATCCTGGCACAGGAAATGGGCGTCCGGGTCCTCCTCACGGGTCAGGGAAGTGATGAATGGTTAACGGGTGACTTTCTTCACCATGCTGATTTTTTGCGGAGGTGTAGGATTGCAGATCTGGTCCGCCAGGCTCGATTTGACTCGCAGGTCCTTTCCAATCTTGATCAGTCCGTGTCGCCGCTGTTCATGATTACCAGGTATGGCCTTTGGCCCTTTCTCCCGCGACCTGTACAGCGGGCGGTCAAGTGGGCTTTGCGCAGAGAGCCCAATGATGTCCCTCCCTGGATTGATCCCACGTTTGCGCGCCGGATCCAGTTAGCCGAGCGGTTCCGGAAAAAGGACTCGGCGGGGCGACAATTCCCCACCTTTGTTCAGGCGGAACTCAGTTCCGCCCTCACCTCCGGCGACTGGTGCTTCTCATACGAGTTCATTGAACGATACGGATCCTCGTTCGGTCTCGAGTATCGCCATCCTTTTCTCGATCGAAGGATGATCGAGTATGCTCTGGCCCTTCCCGAGGAACAGCGCTGGCGGCGAGATCACACGAAATTTGTCCTCCGTCAGGCGATGCAGGGTCTGTTGCCGGAGACGGTCCGACAGCGACGTACCAAAGGTAACTTCGCCTGGGTCTTCCTGCCGGCCCTGGCCGCCCAAGCGGATGAACGCTTCTTTGACTCCCTGAGCATTGCCGCGCAGGGCTGGGTGAACACGGATCCGCTCCGACCGATGTATCGACACATGGTGACGCGCTACGCCAGTGGCGCTGCAGACTGCTCTAAGTACATGTGGTCGCTGTGGATGATCTTTAACATCGAACTCTGGTTCAAGACGATCTTTCTGGGAGGTGTACTCGTTTCACCGCGCGTCGGTCGAGGGCAGGAGGCCGCCATCCAACCACCCATTTAA